The following DNA comes from Henckelia pumila isolate YLH828 unplaced genomic scaffold, ASM3356847v2 CTG_461:::fragment_3, whole genome shotgun sequence.
CGCTCCACAAAAGAATATAACAAGATAACCTTCACAACTGCAGGCTCCCACACAAAGTTGGCAAATGAATCAGCAATTCCTCCAGTATTGATGTCCACACCAAATAGTGCACCTTCATCTGTTTATAAATCAACATTCAGCAAGATTTGATGCATTTAACATAtacttcaaaaatcaaaattaagaaataTCACAAGAATAATATCAATTATCTTAAACATGTGCTCCACAGAACAAAAGGCACTTCATTCACCAGACATGACATCATTGACATGACAAGACAAGACAAATACAGAGGGGTGTAGTATTTCAAATGGGCAAGAGGCAAACCAGATGGTAAGGCGTGTTTTTGTCTCAGTTTGTTCAACACATCTGTCGCATCAAAACCAGCATTATCACACAGTTGGCGTGGGATGATCTGCAACAACCCAGTAAAACCACAGAATGAGACAGAATAAACTATTCCCAAAGGATGAATGCATGTTAGAAATAATCACTGGATATGAACAGGTCAAGAGAGACCTTAGCAGTGAGACATTCTTACTTGCCACTGTACTGTAATTATGAGTATTAGAGTCAATCAAGAAGCAACTTAAGAACAGGACAAAACACCTTTTGGCACAATTATCCACAAGATGTAAACTTGAACGTATCTAGACAGCTATCCTGCATGTTCTTGGTTCTTTCCATCCACAAAGAAAATTGGAACTATTTTTGCATTAAGAATTAAACACAAACTTTTTGCAACGTGTACCTCAAGAGCTTTTGCATAAGAGTTGATAAAGAGCTGGGACTTCCCAGCAATGGTGCGAGCGTGCTGTCTCAAGTACCGGCTTATCTCCATCTGCAAATATGAGATAAGTTTGAACAATCAACTGGTAAATTAAGCATCTTCAAACACATATTGTGTAAACAGTGGTATAGAATTCATACATCAATAGCACCACCCCCAGCAACTACGGTTGAGTTTCTCATAGCCCTTCTAACAATCATAATTGCATCATGCAAACTTCGCTCGGCCTCCTCTATAAACTACAATTATTGAAATATAATGATTAATTACAGCTAAAATCATGACAAACAAGCAATATTATAATACTCGCTGAACCTGATCTGCTCCACCACGAAGAACAATTGTAGCAGTCTGACCAGATGGGCATCCACTAAATATGTTGAATCGCTCATTCCCAACTTGCTTCTCCTCAAATACCTCACAAGATCCCAGAACCTTTCGAACATGAAAACGAACTTAACGGTCAAATAAGGGAAAGAAACATTTCATATCATTAAAAGATAAATTGTAATTCACAGGCCAAAGTAACATAATCAAATTCAATATCAACTAAGAATATGGTAGTTCATTGGTTAATTTTCAATCATGCGACAAAATACAAGAGAACTACCAGCTACCTCAGCAATTATGTTGTTCACAGTTGTCTGCACAGTGCCACCAGTGGCCGCAGCAACCCGTTGCAAATCTTCTTCGGTCACACGACCAGCACAAAAAATATCGCGATCTGCAAAATACTGCACAAAGAAATCATTGTGATAAGTCTTCCGTATGACTCAATATACACTTTCTAGCAGATCCTTCGTGTAGAAACGTCAAATATATCAAATCAAACACAAAAGTAAATAGAAAATACTCGCCATGACACTAGTGTATTAGTTACACAGATTATCACATTAATAGTAACAGGGACTCAGAAAACATACATCGCAACAGAAAACTTATACTCCAGTATTTTTTCCataaattttgaacaaatagaTATACACAAGTTTGGCTCATCCATTCAAACAAGACATTTAGCCAGTGACAACACAACTTGAACTTTTGAGTTTCCGTTTGCAGGTAGACTAAGAGGGAAGAACATAAACAAATACCTGTGTCGCCAGATCACCAATAGCAAGCCTTGACAAAACAATTTTGGCTCCGCTATCCACACAATTATCCAATTTGTTATAAATGATATTCCATTCCGCATCTACAATTGACTGATACTGTAATGGATCTGACAACCTGTGACAAAGAAAGCTTGGCCAGCTTCTCTTTTGGACAACAGCCATTATAAGAGGTAGAATAAGTTGAAAGATGCAAAATATCCAAACCTTATCTCTGCATTTTCTTTCTCTGATTTTAGCTCCAGTTCTATGTTTAACAAAAGTATCTTGGGATTCAAAAATTTCTTTGGTTGCTGCTCAAAACCAGCATATGAGAATGTCTTTTTGAAGGCAACGCCATTCACAAGAAAAGAATCTCTCATGGTACCTCCAGGAACCTATGGAACAAAATTGAGCGATAAGATCAATGATTAGGGGTAAGAGAGAATAGAATTGTAAAATTATTCATGTTATCAATGGAAAATGCTGTTTGTTCTTTAGTCCTTATTGCCTGTAGCAGACGACTAAATAAATTCTTTCATAACTTGACTATAAAGGCAATCAAACTGTTGATCTATAAATCCtcctatttatatatataataatatattaaaaaaaagatagGCATCAAAGTAATTCTTGAAATGTTAAAAATTGTTTAGACCATCTCCATGAGTTAAACTAATGGAAAAAGTTTTCCAACATGGTATCAAACGTGGTTTCCACCTCAAGGGAGATTTGTTACCTAATGCCCAACCAACTTGTACTTGTATGCCTTGGACACTGATTTTGAGCATATATTCCTTGAACCCTGAACTACACGTGTGGGGGTGTGTTATGTATGAATTATTGTTTGGACCACCCTTCTCGTGTTTGAACTTTTTGGTATCATGGTTTCAACATAAATCCTCTCGTGCAACATTGTTAATAATAAATCGAAAAACCAAACATGCTGAGGAAAAGGAGATCATAGACTCAGTACAACATAAAGATTCACCTAATTGATAAGCACCACTGAACATGCAAAAGAAAGATTGACAATTTAAGGTCGAATACAGGATTTATTTACCTTCTTAATTCCTATCATACTGAGCCTGTCATCATTTCCAATGGAAATGACAGCATCCACCACCATGGATGCAAAAAACTCCTTTTCACCTCCAATAAGCTTAGAAGATAGCGTTGTAGCAGCACATTTAGCCAGTaaacttttcttttctattaAACTTTTCCCTTCTATACTAAAAGCCAATTCTTTTATCTTCTCAATGGCCTATTGAAGTCCACAAACCACAAACAATCAAGCCTTAAACCTACCCCCAAATCAAACAGATGGAAAGCAAATTCCAAAAGCTTACCAAAATGCAAGCTGTGCGGTAACTCCGAATAAGGTTTTGAGGATGAACTCCATCTTCGACAAATGGCTTTGCTTCCTTCATGAATTCTCCAGCAAGTAAAACTACAGTCGTGGTTCCGTCACCAACCTGCAAAACATCAATCAAGTGAGCAACAGTTATTTAGGGCAAAAGGCAATATACAAAATTTATTATGGAGAACATCGTGTACTAGTTCAGACATATGCGAAGTTTCACATCATTTAATGTTGTTagctattttcaaaaaaaaaacattgttagCCACGCGGAGGACGGATTGAAACAATCTGATTAATAAGATTTAGGACATTTACACAATTCTCCCACCAAAAGTATGCAAACCAACacccataaaattaatgtgGCGTAAATCTCtttttaactttttcaaaaagGAAGAAAGAAGCTCATAGCTAACTTAAACGGAGATGAGATGATAAGATTGAATTGGATTTAAGCAATTCAAGATCACCAACACATACAATGTAAAAAACTGTACAGAATTAGTATAGCACCCCATTTATAGAGTCAACACAATTAATAACCTATTTCAATAAGCTATCAACGCGCGAAGCTATCTCCATTGTAATTCATTTAAGGTTTGTTTTATCCAAAAGGATAGCAACGAAATAATTCCTCATATCAAATCAAGTTAATCTTAAATTCTTAATCATTTACCCTAATGAATGGCGTAATTGATGTCACAATCATTCCATGATACAATTTCAGTAAGGGTAAAAATTGGAAAACCGAACTCCGAATTTGCAAAAAAACATGCCTCGGAATCTTGAGACTTGGCAATATCTACAAGAATCTTTGCAGCAGGATGTACAATGTCAAGAAGCTTCATTATAGTGGCACCATCATTTGAAATTGTGGTGTTTCCCTTCTCATCATGGATCAACTTGTCCATGCCTCTTGGACCAAGAGTGGTCCTCACAACATCAGCAACACCCATGCAAGCATTTATGTTGCTTATTAACTGAGGCTTCCCCTGAGATGTATCAGTCCCTTCCTTCAGCAGTATGATCTGAGGTTGCTGTTGTTTATGGCCAACATAACAAAATAAGGTTGAGTGTGAAGAAACAAACAGATTAAATTatgaattgataaaaaaaaatggcattctaataaaaatataaaaaaaaacatagttGATTGGATGAATTCAATTACAGAAAAGTGGTGAGAAAACGAGCAGGAAATAGCAATAATCACCCTTTCGGAATGCTGTGAACCATAAGTAATGGATGCCAAAAACATTGTGCATATGTGGTAAACATGAATAGTAAAAATAATGTGTTTGTTGTAAACATCCAAATAAATATATGCAGATTAATCATGAATTCCTTTCAGATTTGATGTATGGCAGAACTAAGACAATTCACTTACAAGTACAACTTCaccaaatatttaaaaaaagga
Coding sequences within:
- the LOC140871445 gene encoding T-complex protein 1 subunit eta-like, with protein sequence MSAMLQPQIILLKEGTDTSQGKPQLISNINACMGVADVVRTTLGPRGMDKLIHDEKGNTTISNDGATIMKLLDIVHPAAKILVDIAKSQDSEVGDGTTTVVLLAGEFMKEAKPFVEDGVHPQNLIRSYRTACILAIEKIKELAFSIEGKSLIEKKSLLAKCAATTLSSKLIGGEKEFFASMVVDAVISIGNDDRLSMIGIKKVPGGTMRDSFLVNGVAFKKTFSYAGFEQQPKKFLNPKILLLNIELELKSEKENAEIRLSDPLQYQSIVDAEWNIIYNKLDNCVDSGAKIVLSRLAIGDLATQYFADRDIFCAGRVTEEDLQRVAAATGGTVQTTVNNIIAEVLGSCEVFEEKQVGNERFNIFSGCPSGQTATIVLRGGADQFIEEAERSLHDAIMIVRRAMRNSTVVAGGGAIDMEISRYLRQHARTIAGKSQLFINSYAKALEIIPRQLCDNAGFDATDVLNKLRQKHALPSDEGALFGVDINTGGIADSFANFVWEPAVVKINAINAATEAACLILSVDETVKNPKSESAQGDAAASAMGGRGRGGAAFRGRGRGMRRR